One Cardiocondyla obscurior isolate alpha-2009 linkage group LG16, Cobs3.1, whole genome shotgun sequence genomic region harbors:
- the LOC139109009 gene encoding uncharacterized protein isoform X1, with protein sequence MISALLLACVTLVSVINAQSVNLNQSTNSTNNALEIKSFNSNHQGRFFPLFSVVRFANTECLSSIDQLNGTCFTRRECINYGGNPSGHCANGLGTCCVFQKSCGSTTNVNNTYFVSPRYPITYRGGERCTITVQRCNSKICQVKCIYMDFKSIPINYILLILSYLQLRLDFLEATWAQPNSTGFCDLDVFLVSGGSSTVPRICGENTNQHVYVDFNGATPITISVDTNADYAFDRRWNIRIQQIACDSVCKAPNGCLQYYKTISDTVMSFNFGTTENARAPQIGTRQMVNHRYGVCVRMALGYCSIEWSQVDRFSFSVSGDTGSSDLDVIGTDLVAESGTSCTNDFIIIPDPRENGVSVNTDRFCGNGFITKTSNLKPFILYTVTNGDEIQDVQNKGFALMFRQLPCAV encoded by the exons ATGATCAGTGCACTATTACTTGCCTGCGTTACTCTTGTATCTGTCATAAACGCTCAGAgtgttaatttaaatcaatcgACAAATTCGACAAATAATGCTTTAGAGATTAAATCCTTTAACTCCAACCATCAGGGAAGGT TCTTCCCGCTATTCAGCGTCGTGCGTTTCGCTAACACCGAGTGCTTGTCGAGCATCGATCAACTTAATGGCACGTGTTTTACAAGACGGGAATGTATTAATTACGGCGGCAATCCGTCAGGACACTGCGCTAATGGATTGGGTACTTGCTGCGTAT ttCAAAAGTCTTGCGGCTCCACCACCAATGTGAACAACACGTATTTTGTAAGCCCGAGATATCCTATTACTTACCGAGGTGGAGAACGATGTACGATTACTGTGCAACGCTGCAATTCTAAAATATGTCAGGTAAAATGCATATACATGGATTTTAAATCAATTcccataaattatattttacttattctCTCGTATTTGCAGTTACGACTGGATTTTCTGGAAGCCACATGGGCTCAGCCGAATTCAACAGGGTTTTGCGATCTAGACGTGTTTCTGGTATCGGGAGGCTCATCTACGGTGCCTCGAATATGCGGAGAAAACACCAACCAACATG TATACGTCGATTTCAATGGAGCAACGCCGATTACGATATCTGTTGACACTAACGCGGATTACGCGTTTGATCGACGTTGGAATATAAGAATTCAGCAGATAGCATGCGATTCTGTGTGCAAAG cACCTAATGGATGtttgcaatattataaaacCATCTCAGACACCGTAATGAGTTTTAATTTTGGTACAACGGAAAATGCCCGAG cgcCTCAAATTGGAACGCGGCAGATGGTGAATCACCGTTACGGCGTGTGCGTTAGGATGGCTTTAGGCTACTGTAGTATCGAGTGGTCGCAAGTGGATAGATTCTCCTTCTCCGTTTCTGGAGACACAGGATCGTCTGATTTAGACGTAATag GCACAGATTTAGTAGCGGAATCCGGGACCAGTTGCACTaacgattttataattatacccGATCCGCGTGAAAATGGTGTTTCTGTTAACACTGACAGATTTTGTGGAAATGGATTTATAACCAAAACTT cGAACTTGAAGCCATTTATACTTTATACTGTTACGAATGGCGACGAAATACAAGACGTCCAAAATAAGGGCTTCGCGCTTATGTTTCGTCAGTTACCTTGTGCCGTTTAA
- the LOC139109009 gene encoding uncharacterized protein isoform X2, with amino-acid sequence MISALLLACVTLVSVINAQSVNLNQSTNSTNNALEIKSFNSNHQGRFFPLFSVVRFANTECLSSIDQLNGTCFTRRECINYGGNPSGHCANGLGTCCVFQKSCGSTTNVNNTYFVSPRYPITYRGGERCTITVQRCNSKICQLRLDFLEATWAQPNSTGFCDLDVFLVSGGSSTVPRICGENTNQHVYVDFNGATPITISVDTNADYAFDRRWNIRIQQIACDSVCKAPNGCLQYYKTISDTVMSFNFGTTENARAPQIGTRQMVNHRYGVCVRMALGYCSIEWSQVDRFSFSVSGDTGSSDLDVIGTDLVAESGTSCTNDFIIIPDPRENGVSVNTDRFCGNGFITKTSNLKPFILYTVTNGDEIQDVQNKGFALMFRQLPCAV; translated from the exons ATGATCAGTGCACTATTACTTGCCTGCGTTACTCTTGTATCTGTCATAAACGCTCAGAgtgttaatttaaatcaatcgACAAATTCGACAAATAATGCTTTAGAGATTAAATCCTTTAACTCCAACCATCAGGGAAGGT TCTTCCCGCTATTCAGCGTCGTGCGTTTCGCTAACACCGAGTGCTTGTCGAGCATCGATCAACTTAATGGCACGTGTTTTACAAGACGGGAATGTATTAATTACGGCGGCAATCCGTCAGGACACTGCGCTAATGGATTGGGTACTTGCTGCGTAT ttCAAAAGTCTTGCGGCTCCACCACCAATGTGAACAACACGTATTTTGTAAGCCCGAGATATCCTATTACTTACCGAGGTGGAGAACGATGTACGATTACTGTGCAACGCTGCAATTCTAAAATATGTCAG TTACGACTGGATTTTCTGGAAGCCACATGGGCTCAGCCGAATTCAACAGGGTTTTGCGATCTAGACGTGTTTCTGGTATCGGGAGGCTCATCTACGGTGCCTCGAATATGCGGAGAAAACACCAACCAACATG TATACGTCGATTTCAATGGAGCAACGCCGATTACGATATCTGTTGACACTAACGCGGATTACGCGTTTGATCGACGTTGGAATATAAGAATTCAGCAGATAGCATGCGATTCTGTGTGCAAAG cACCTAATGGATGtttgcaatattataaaacCATCTCAGACACCGTAATGAGTTTTAATTTTGGTACAACGGAAAATGCCCGAG cgcCTCAAATTGGAACGCGGCAGATGGTGAATCACCGTTACGGCGTGTGCGTTAGGATGGCTTTAGGCTACTGTAGTATCGAGTGGTCGCAAGTGGATAGATTCTCCTTCTCCGTTTCTGGAGACACAGGATCGTCTGATTTAGACGTAATag GCACAGATTTAGTAGCGGAATCCGGGACCAGTTGCACTaacgattttataattatacccGATCCGCGTGAAAATGGTGTTTCTGTTAACACTGACAGATTTTGTGGAAATGGATTTATAACCAAAACTT cGAACTTGAAGCCATTTATACTTTATACTGTTACGAATGGCGACGAAATACAAGACGTCCAAAATAAGGGCTTCGCGCTTATGTTTCGTCAGTTACCTTGTGCCGTTTAA